From Diprion similis isolate iyDipSimi1 chromosome 5, iyDipSimi1.1, whole genome shotgun sequence, the proteins below share one genomic window:
- the LOC124406207 gene encoding uncharacterized protein LOC124406207 yields MRIYSEGGDFIPEHFDILRFYGETLLFAWHADKLKVWNYDDPACDSIPRTLLPPGEVKCVQSFNERIFITCVPSGVYKLAKNDQFLLLSRSAISIGAKSNEVFSLMEGYIKLIDKQGKTSKLILKHEPKDGATTLFVGLGDNVDNDLLAVLLEKSVGNSDLCMFSNGYDIYKITRDMVKILYNSSSPVVDVLKINKNGKVASLLYVTKKKAVILMYAKDKELRFEKIKINNEVKTAFASIDEVSENVVWIIYSDGTKTYKTRKVLGNDNLKSVELSAKNITCLRSHGSEILGLTSSGELVTVEAKLDEKFDDTDVKDKFVNLKPEMLEEIDSIVDETCQKVKELQSIDDELLERQNILKRIGMATCEQNILVPKLRVRKTAKQIVLNCEFEQSMPEKCLLSLSVKACGRKIFVTKQVTANEKQFELPVPDSMLDRESDVTTDLITLAEEGSSWCLIKDCVKDTAGHQPKSQIPEHKINFLNARLAALRNLKSDGNLDIAKLNSIKNSVRKEFNVA; encoded by the coding sequence ATGCGGATATACAGTGAAGGCGGTGACTTTATTCCGGAGCATTTCGATATCCTACGGTTCTACGGTGAGACTTTATTGTTCGCTTGGCATGCGGACAAATTGAAAGTTTGGAACTACGACGATCCTGCATGTGATTCGATTCCGCGGACGCTATTGCCTCCGGGAGAAGTTAAATGCGTTCAAAGTTTTAACGAgagaattttcatcacatGTGTCCCATCGGGTGTTTACAAATTGGCGAAAAATGATCAGTTCCTTCTACTGAGCAGATCTGCGATCAGTATCGGCGCTAAATCTAATGAGGTCTTCAGTCTGATGGAAGGCTACATAAAACTGATCGACAAACAGGGGAAAACGTCGAAGCTGATACTGAAGCATGAACCAAAAGATGGCGCCACGACACTTTTTGTAGGACTCGGAGATAACGTCGACAACGATTTGCTAGCCGTTCTGCTAGAGAAGTCTGTTGGAAATAGCGATTTATGCATGTTCAGCAACGGGTATGACATTTATAAAATCACCCGAGacatggtgaaaattttgtacaactcCTCCAGCCCAGTCGTcgatgttttgaaaattaataagaacGGAAAAGTCGCATCTCTACTTTACGTGACAAAGAAAAAGGCGGTTATTCTTATGTACGCTAAGGACAAGGAGcttcgttttgaaaaaatcaaaataaataatgaggTGAAGACAGCGTTTGCCAGCATTGACGAAGTTTCAGAAAATGTCGTGTGGATCATTTATTCAGACGGTACGAAAACTTACAAAACACGTAAAGTCCTGGGCAATGATAATCTCAAGAGCGTCGAGTTGAGTGCAAAGAATATTACCTGCCTACGCAGTCATGGTTCTGAAATTCTAGGACTGACTTCAAGCGGTGAATTGGTGACCGTGGAAGcaaaattggatgaaaaattcgacgacacGGATGTCAAAGATAAGTTTGTAAACCTGAAACCTGAAATGCTTGAAGAGATTGATTCCATCGTCGATGAGACTTGCCAAAAAGTCAAAGAGCTGCAATCGATCGACGATGAGCTACTCGAGCGACAGAATATCCTGAAAAGAATTGGCATGGCTACTTGTGAACAGAATATTTTAGTCCCGAAACTGCGTGTGCGAAAGACGGCGAAACAAATAGTTCTGAACTGTGAATTCGAACAATCTATGCCGGAAAAATGTCTGCTTTCATTGTCGGTGAAAGCTTGCGgacgaaaaatattcgttACGAAACAAGTTACTGCTAATGAAAAGCAATTCGAACTCCCTGTTCCAGATTCTATGCTCGATCGAGAGTCGGATGTTACTACTGATTTGATCACCTTGGCAGAAGAAGGCTCCTCTTGGTGTCTAATTAAAGATTGCGTTAAGGACACAGCAGGCCATCAGCCAAAGTCACAAATACCTGAACACAAGATCAATTTTCTTAATGCAAGACTGGCTGCATTGCGAAATCTGAAAAGCGATGGCAATCTGGACATCGCGAAattaaattctataaaaaatagtgtaagaaaagaattcaatgtcgcttaa